From the Microtus ochrogaster isolate Prairie Vole_2 unplaced genomic scaffold, MicOch1.0 UNK83, whole genome shotgun sequence genome, one window contains:
- the Vstm2b gene encoding V-set and transmembrane domain-containing protein 2B isoform X3, producing the protein MEQRNRLGALGYLPPLLLHGLLLFVADATFTEVPKDVTVREGDDIEMPCAFRASGATSYSLEIQWWYLKEPPRELLHELALSVPGARSKVTNKDATKISDEGVYECRVSDYSDDDTQEHKAQALLRVLSRFAPPNMQAAEAVSHIQSSGPRRHGVPSAVSSSNAGTAVHTTSEPGYSNKNPPPGSPPSRPEVPEAAAAAAAASATHTVTTTAAAAAAASSASSPSDQAFLLRQRHGSGTGPAYSTDPLLSLLLLALHRFLHPLLGH; encoded by the exons ATGGAACAGCGGAACCGGCTCGGTGCCCTCGGATACCTGCCGCCTCTGCTGCTTCACGGCCTGCTGCTCTTCGTCGCCGACG CAACATTCACCGAAGTCCCCAAAGATGTAACAGTGCGGGAGGGAGACGATATCGAAATGCCCTGCGCGTTCCGGGCCAGCGGAGCCACCTCATACTCGCTGGAGATTCAGTGGTGGTACCTTAAGGAGCCTCCCCGGGAGCTGTTACACGAGCTGGCACTCAGCGTGCCAGGAGCCCGGAGCAAG GTAACAAATAAGGATGCAACTAAAATCAGC GACGAAGGAGTTTATGAGTGCCGTGTGTCGGACTACAGCGACGACGACACTCAGGAACACAAGGCCCAGGCGTTGCTGCGTGTGCTGTCTCGGTTCGCACCGCCCAACATGCAGGCTGCTGAGGCAGTGTCCCACATTCAGAGCAGTGGCCCGCGGCGACACGGAGTCCCCAGCGCTGTCAGCTCCAGCAATGCAGGCACCGCTGTCCACACCACCTCTGAACCCGGgtacagcaacaaaaacccaccTCCTGGGAGCCCTCCCTCTAGACCAGAAGTTCCGGAGGCAGCCGCAGCTGCTGCCGCTGCCTCTGCGACCCACACAGTCACCACCActgctgcagcagctgctgctgcttcatcAGCTTCATCACCATCAGACCAGGCTTTCCTTCTGCGCCAGAGGCACGGTTCCG GTACCGGCCCTGCCTACAGCACAGACCCTCTGCTGTCGCTGCTCTTGTTAGCGCTGCATAGGTTCCTGCACCCATTGCTGGGACACTGA
- the Vstm2b gene encoding V-set and transmembrane domain-containing protein 2B isoform X1 has translation MEQRNRLGALGYLPPLLLHGLLLFVADATFTEVPKDVTVREGDDIEMPCAFRASGATSYSLEIQWWYLKEPPRELLHELALSVPGARSKVTNKDATKISTVRVQGNDISHRLRLSAVRLQDEGVYECRVSDYSDDDTQEHKAQALLRVLSRFAPPNMQAAEAVSHIQSSGPRRHGVPSAVSSSNAGTAVHTTSEPGYSNKNPPPGSPPSRPEVPEAAAAAAAASATHTVTTTAAAAAAASSASSPSDQAFLLRQRHGSGTGPAYSTDPLLSLLLLALHRFLHPLLGH, from the exons ATGGAACAGCGGAACCGGCTCGGTGCCCTCGGATACCTGCCGCCTCTGCTGCTTCACGGCCTGCTGCTCTTCGTCGCCGACG CAACATTCACCGAAGTCCCCAAAGATGTAACAGTGCGGGAGGGAGACGATATCGAAATGCCCTGCGCGTTCCGGGCCAGCGGAGCCACCTCATACTCGCTGGAGATTCAGTGGTGGTACCTTAAGGAGCCTCCCCGGGAGCTGTTACACGAGCTGGCACTCAGCGTGCCAGGAGCCCGGAGCAAG GTAACAAATAAGGATGCAACTAAAATCAGC ACCGTGCGTGTCCAGGGCAATGACATCTCGCATCGCCTTCGGTTGTCTGCTGTACGACTGCAGGACGAAGGAGTTTATGAGTGCCGTGTGTCGGACTACAGCGACGACGACACTCAGGAACACAAGGCCCAGGCGTTGCTGCGTGTGCTGTCTCGGTTCGCACCGCCCAACATGCAGGCTGCTGAGGCAGTGTCCCACATTCAGAGCAGTGGCCCGCGGCGACACGGAGTCCCCAGCGCTGTCAGCTCCAGCAATGCAGGCACCGCTGTCCACACCACCTCTGAACCCGGgtacagcaacaaaaacccaccTCCTGGGAGCCCTCCCTCTAGACCAGAAGTTCCGGAGGCAGCCGCAGCTGCTGCCGCTGCCTCTGCGACCCACACAGTCACCACCActgctgcagcagctgctgctgcttcatcAGCTTCATCACCATCAGACCAGGCTTTCCTTCTGCGCCAGAGGCACGGTTCCG GTACCGGCCCTGCCTACAGCACAGACCCTCTGCTGTCGCTGCTCTTGTTAGCGCTGCATAGGTTCCTGCACCCATTGCTGGGACACTGA
- the Vstm2b gene encoding V-set and transmembrane domain-containing protein 2B isoform X2 — translation MEQRNRLGALGYLPPLLLHGLLLFVADATFTEVPKDVTVREGDDIEMPCAFRASGATSYSLEIQWWYLKEPPRELLHELALSVPGARSKTVRVQGNDISHRLRLSAVRLQDEGVYECRVSDYSDDDTQEHKAQALLRVLSRFAPPNMQAAEAVSHIQSSGPRRHGVPSAVSSSNAGTAVHTTSEPGYSNKNPPPGSPPSRPEVPEAAAAAAAASATHTVTTTAAAAAAASSASSPSDQAFLLRQRHGSGTGPAYSTDPLLSLLLLALHRFLHPLLGH, via the exons ATGGAACAGCGGAACCGGCTCGGTGCCCTCGGATACCTGCCGCCTCTGCTGCTTCACGGCCTGCTGCTCTTCGTCGCCGACG CAACATTCACCGAAGTCCCCAAAGATGTAACAGTGCGGGAGGGAGACGATATCGAAATGCCCTGCGCGTTCCGGGCCAGCGGAGCCACCTCATACTCGCTGGAGATTCAGTGGTGGTACCTTAAGGAGCCTCCCCGGGAGCTGTTACACGAGCTGGCACTCAGCGTGCCAGGAGCCCGGAGCAAG ACCGTGCGTGTCCAGGGCAATGACATCTCGCATCGCCTTCGGTTGTCTGCTGTACGACTGCAGGACGAAGGAGTTTATGAGTGCCGTGTGTCGGACTACAGCGACGACGACACTCAGGAACACAAGGCCCAGGCGTTGCTGCGTGTGCTGTCTCGGTTCGCACCGCCCAACATGCAGGCTGCTGAGGCAGTGTCCCACATTCAGAGCAGTGGCCCGCGGCGACACGGAGTCCCCAGCGCTGTCAGCTCCAGCAATGCAGGCACCGCTGTCCACACCACCTCTGAACCCGGgtacagcaacaaaaacccaccTCCTGGGAGCCCTCCCTCTAGACCAGAAGTTCCGGAGGCAGCCGCAGCTGCTGCCGCTGCCTCTGCGACCCACACAGTCACCACCActgctgcagcagctgctgctgcttcatcAGCTTCATCACCATCAGACCAGGCTTTCCTTCTGCGCCAGAGGCACGGTTCCG GTACCGGCCCTGCCTACAGCACAGACCCTCTGCTGTCGCTGCTCTTGTTAGCGCTGCATAGGTTCCTGCACCCATTGCTGGGACACTGA